The Aeromonas veronii genome includes the window AAAGGTTGCCCGACATGGGTTGATAACAGACTGAAAATACTGACAAAAATATCATGACATCCAGGCTTGCCCGGGATGATGACGGCCCCTTGTCCCGCTCAGGCTTCCTCTCTAGAATGCCTGCACTTTTACATTCGGAGCCCTGCCATGTCCCCAAGGATGTTGTTGCCAATCCTGACCCTGCTGCTCGCCGGTTGCAGTTCGTTCTCAGAAGAGGAGTGCCGTGCCATGAGCTGGTACAACCAGGGCTATCAGGATGGCACCGAGGGCAAGACCCGGGCGGCCAGCGCCGGCTACAGCAAGACCTGCGGGGAGTATGGCCTCAAGGTGGACGAGGCGGAATGGCTGCGGGGCTACACCAAGGGGCTGGAGCTCTACTGCATCCCCGAACTTGCCTACAGCAAGGGCAAGGAGGGGAACGAGTACCTGGGCGTCTGCCCCAACGATACGACCTTCCTCACCCAGTTCGAACGGGGTCGCAAGGAGTTCCTGCTGGCCGAGCGCCTCGGCGATCTGCAGCAGGAGCTGGAGCG containing:
- a CDS encoding DUF2799 domain-containing protein; the protein is MSPRMLLPILTLLLAGCSSFSEEECRAMSWYNQGYQDGTEGKTRAASAGYSKTCGEYGLKVDEAEWLRGYTKGLELYCIPELAYSKGKEGNEYLGVCPNDTTFLTQFERGRKEFLLAERLGDLQQELERTERNIYQLDQQIRAENDAKQRDYYRAQRERAIRHYEGVRREYNRIRFPDRVIQFSFGS